One region of Leptolyngbya sp. CCY15150 genomic DNA includes:
- a CDS encoding alanine/ornithine racemase family PLP-dependent enzyme has product MKLLMPRLEISLSQIQDNARILTDIYGKQGISLMGVSKAVLGSPLVAEAMIQGGVKFIADSRLENIQTMKAAGILAQFVLLRTPLSQAELIVEHVDISLNTEIETIKQLSYYAKAHHKYHRIILMVELGDLREGILPSDLSQFIRSILGLSNILLVGIGCNLACYGGIKPDANNMGQLSKLANTIEQEFHISLAIISGGNSANYEWCQSTQDKGRVNNLRLGESILLGRESVGRTAIPGLHTKAFQIVAEVIESKKKPSFPTGQICQDAFGNVPIFQDQGILQRVIIALGRQDVLVSGLTSVTNLEILGASSDHIILNGENQGLQNGDEVTFNLDYGGLLSAMTSPFVKKHFVFRDSYIAA; this is encoded by the coding sequence ATGAAATTATTGATGCCGAGGTTAGAAATCTCTCTTTCCCAGATACAAGATAATGCTCGTATCTTAACTGATATCTATGGGAAACAAGGGATTTCTTTGATGGGAGTTTCTAAGGCAGTTTTGGGATCACCCCTAGTTGCTGAGGCGATGATTCAAGGCGGGGTTAAATTTATTGCTGACTCTCGCCTTGAAAATATCCAGACGATGAAAGCTGCTGGCATATTAGCTCAGTTTGTACTGCTACGGACTCCTTTGAGTCAGGCTGAATTGATTGTTGAACATGTCGATATTAGTCTAAATACTGAGATTGAGACCATCAAACAGTTGTCTTACTATGCTAAGGCCCATCACAAATATCATCGAATTATTTTGATGGTAGAGCTGGGAGATTTGCGGGAAGGCATTCTTCCGAGTGATCTATCCCAATTTATCCGAAGCATCCTAGGGTTGTCTAATATACTTTTGGTTGGCATTGGCTGTAATTTGGCTTGCTACGGTGGAATCAAGCCAGATGCTAACAATATGGGTCAGCTATCTAAGTTGGCTAATACGATTGAACAAGAGTTTCATATTAGTCTAGCTATCATTTCTGGTGGTAACTCAGCCAATTATGAATGGTGTCAATCAACCCAAGACAAGGGAAGAGTTAACAATCTACGTTTAGGAGAGTCGATTCTTCTGGGGCGTGAAAGTGTTGGAAGAACAGCTATTCCAGGGTTGCATACAAAAGCATTCCAGATTGTGGCTGAAGTCATTGAATCCAAGAAAAAGCCATCGTTTCCTACTGGGCAGATTTGTCAGGATGCGTTCGGCAATGTTCCGATTTTTCAGGATCAGGGAATTCTTCAGCGAGTCATTATTGCTCTAGGACGACAAGATGTTTTGGTTTCTGGTTTAACGTCTGTTACGAATCTAGAAATACTTGGAGCAAGTAGCGATCATATTATTCTAAATGGTGAAAACCAAGGACTCCAGAATGGAGATGAGGTAACTTTTAATCTAGATTATGGTGGACTACTTTCTGCAATGACGTCTCCTTTTGTGAAAAAGCACTTCGTCTTTCGGGATAGCTATATAGCTGCCTAA
- a CDS encoding DUF1611 domain-containing protein: MAIIKETALVYCEGQFGLLDGKTAAGLVRHSELYTILGVIDSLRAGGDAGEVLGGVCNGIPIFASLDEALSQFPSVPDCYIYGKAPLEAHIPPHERKSILDAMEKGMTIINGLHQFFSEDAEFVHAAAQYHVEIKDIRKPPQLKDLHVFTGQISRVTVPVIAVLGTDCACGKMTTAIELNKVLNGLGLKSILVATGQTSLIQGARYGVSIDALTSQFVIGEIENSVLQAFDHESPDIILVEGQSAVSHPAFMGSLGILKGSMPDGIILQHPPARKVRCDFPNLRMPTLASEIKLIESMSTARVMAIALSHEDMLEAEVFRVMEDYEKQFQLPTTDVLTYGCQKLVQTLIQHFPTLNQKLNQKLNLTTQPARVGKIPALEMI, from the coding sequence ATGGCAATCATTAAAGAAACGGCTTTAGTCTACTGTGAAGGCCAATTTGGCTTGTTAGATGGAAAAACTGCTGCCGGACTTGTTCGTCACTCGGAGCTATATACCATCCTTGGCGTTATTGATAGCTTGCGAGCTGGCGGTGATGCAGGAGAAGTTTTGGGAGGAGTCTGCAATGGCATTCCTATTTTTGCCAGCCTAGATGAAGCATTGAGTCAATTTCCCTCCGTGCCGGATTGCTACATCTATGGAAAAGCCCCTCTGGAAGCTCACATACCACCTCATGAGCGGAAAAGTATCTTAGATGCCATGGAAAAGGGTATGACGATCATTAATGGTCTCCATCAATTCTTTTCGGAAGATGCCGAGTTTGTCCATGCGGCTGCCCAGTATCATGTTGAGATTAAAGACATCCGAAAGCCTCCCCAGCTTAAGGATCTGCACGTTTTTACAGGGCAAATTTCTAGGGTAACGGTACCGGTGATTGCCGTTTTGGGAACTGATTGCGCTTGCGGAAAAATGACCACCGCCATAGAGCTTAATAAGGTTCTCAATGGGCTTGGTCTTAAGTCTATCTTGGTGGCAACAGGGCAAACAAGTTTAATTCAGGGAGCCAGGTATGGTGTCTCTATTGATGCATTAACATCTCAATTTGTGATTGGTGAAATCGAAAACTCTGTCCTTCAAGCGTTTGACCACGAAAGTCCTGACATTATTTTGGTTGAAGGACAAAGTGCTGTAAGCCATCCAGCATTTATGGGCTCTCTTGGGATCCTCAAAGGAAGTATGCCAGACGGCATTATTCTTCAGCATCCTCCGGCGCGTAAGGTTCGTTGTGATTTTCCTAACTTAAGGATGCCGACGCTTGCAAGTGAAATTAAGCTGATTGAGTCTATGTCTACAGCCAGGGTGATGGCGATCGCCTTAAGCCACGAAGATATGCTAGAGGCAGAGGTTTTTAGGGTGATGGAAGATTACGAAAAGCAATTTCAGCTACCAACGACAGATGTGTTGACCTATGGCTGCCAAAAACTGGTTCAAACCTTAATTCAGCATTTTCCAACACTAAACCAGAAACTCAATCAAAAGCTCAATCTAACAACCCAGCCAGCTCGGGTAGGAAAAATACCTGCCCTGGAGATGATCTAG